In the genome of Streptomyces sp. NBC_00190, one region contains:
- a CDS encoding tetratricopeptide repeat protein, with product MAIAGIPGADRASLSAIEHAAFAKVGGMPHVNLDTGLAAIAVRLATLTEPGATDAERARLHAHLNRKLRNAGQRAQALDHAQRAVDLYGELARADRGVHSRELAGALSALAIDLAHAGQRAEALERSQQAVDLYGELARADPEAHLPLLSEALGNHANRLADARRRAEALEVSERALGLIESLFEAATDPERYRGSLATALDNHANLLSEAGRHEEALDCSRRAADHYRMLGASDPAVSWPLLARLSHNDSIRHASAGDLTAAVADSALAAQNLIELAEINPSAHLPALAGALTAHTGHLWRFGLREEALVYSQRAVDAWDELADEDRRAHLPGLAAALRNHAVYLAQLGRQEQALDLSRGAIGLCEELVEADREAHLPDLARGLWAFALARTILDTDLDDALTAAARAARIYRDLAEHEPDEFTEDLLGGYALFADLLERRGLTGEASEFRLRTAKLRAKAAGAGPDGAEELERVFRAEAEAGHVPAMIDLGYLLAKAGRTEEAEPWYRRAAETGHRTAIALLAGLLGMTGRSAEAEPWLERSARAGDVTAMGLLGEWLARTGRGEEAEPWLRQAADAGGTDAMCDLGVLLEYTRRTEEAERYYRSAAEAGHLRAARLLGVLLYEAGRAEEAERFLRRAAEAGDAASMSNLGTLLYGSGRLPEAEQWYRRAVDAGFDRAMYDIAVLLERTRRTDEAEQWYRRAAETGHVAATAALATRLCESGRLQEAEPWLRRAAEAGNGGSMINLGLLLDRTGRSGEAESWLRRAVEAGEVQASGPLGSLLCEAGRLRDAEPWLRRAGDAGDVNAMMNMGFVLLHTGRRAEAEEWYRRAAAAGDKDAAKALRGPLFKAGRATGPGPRRRWGIRRPD from the coding sequence GTGGCCATCGCCGGTATACCGGGCGCGGACAGGGCGAGTCTCAGCGCCATCGAACACGCCGCGTTCGCCAAGGTGGGCGGGATGCCGCACGTCAACCTGGACACCGGCCTCGCCGCGATCGCCGTGCGCCTCGCCACCCTCACCGAGCCCGGCGCCACCGACGCCGAACGGGCCCGGCTGCACGCCCACCTCAACAGGAAGCTCCGCAACGCCGGGCAGCGGGCACAGGCCCTGGACCATGCCCAGCGGGCCGTGGACCTCTACGGCGAGCTGGCCCGGGCCGACCGGGGCGTCCACTCCCGCGAGCTGGCGGGGGCACTGTCCGCCCTTGCCATCGATCTGGCGCACGCCGGGCAGCGGGCAGAGGCCCTGGAGCGCTCCCAGCAGGCCGTCGACCTCTACGGCGAACTGGCCCGGGCGGACCCGGAAGCCCACCTGCCGCTGCTGTCGGAGGCGCTGGGCAACCATGCGAACCGGCTGGCCGACGCCAGGCGGCGGGCGGAGGCCCTGGAGGTCTCCGAACGCGCACTCGGCCTGATCGAGTCGCTGTTCGAGGCCGCCACGGACCCCGAGCGCTACCGGGGCTCCCTGGCGACGGCGCTGGACAACCACGCCAACCTGCTGTCCGAGGCCGGGCGGCACGAGGAGGCGCTGGACTGCTCCCGCCGTGCCGCGGACCACTACCGGATGCTGGGCGCGAGCGATCCCGCGGTCTCCTGGCCCCTGCTGGCCAGGTTGTCGCACAACGACTCGATCCGGCACGCGTCGGCCGGGGATCTGACGGCGGCCGTGGCCGACTCCGCACTCGCCGCCCAGAACCTCATCGAGCTGGCCGAGATCAATCCGAGCGCCCACCTGCCGGCGCTGGCCGGGGCGCTGACCGCCCACACCGGCCACCTGTGGAGGTTCGGGCTGCGCGAGGAGGCCCTGGTGTACTCCCAGCGCGCCGTCGATGCCTGGGACGAGCTGGCGGACGAGGACCGCCGCGCCCACCTGCCCGGCCTGGCGGCGGCCCTGCGCAACCACGCGGTGTACCTCGCCCAGCTCGGTCGGCAGGAACAGGCACTGGACCTCTCCCGGGGGGCCATCGGCCTGTGCGAGGAACTCGTCGAGGCCGACCGCGAAGCCCACCTCCCCGATCTGGCCCGTGGGTTGTGGGCGTTCGCACTCGCCAGGACCATTTTGGACACCGACCTCGACGACGCGCTCACGGCGGCCGCCCGGGCGGCGCGGATCTACCGGGATCTCGCCGAGCACGAACCGGACGAGTTCACCGAAGACCTGCTCGGCGGCTACGCCCTTTTCGCCGACCTGCTGGAGCGGCGCGGCCTTACCGGCGAAGCCAGTGAGTTCCGCCTCCGTACCGCCAAGCTGCGGGCGAAGGCGGCAGGCGCGGGCCCGGACGGGGCGGAGGAGCTCGAACGGGTCTTCCGGGCCGAGGCCGAGGCCGGCCACGTACCCGCGATGATCGACCTCGGCTACCTGCTGGCGAAGGCCGGCCGGACGGAGGAGGCCGAGCCGTGGTACCGGCGCGCCGCCGAAACCGGCCACCGCACGGCCATCGCCCTGCTGGCCGGGCTGCTGGGCATGACGGGGCGGAGCGCCGAGGCCGAACCGTGGCTGGAGCGGTCCGCCCGGGCCGGCGACGTCACGGCCATGGGCCTGCTCGGCGAGTGGTTGGCGAGGACCGGCCGGGGAGAGGAGGCCGAGCCGTGGCTGCGGCAGGCCGCGGACGCGGGTGGGACCGACGCGATGTGCGACCTCGGTGTCCTGCTGGAGTACACCCGGCGGACGGAGGAGGCCGAGCGGTACTACCGGAGCGCCGCCGAGGCGGGCCACCTCCGGGCAGCCCGTCTCCTGGGCGTCCTGCTGTACGAGGCCGGCCGGGCGGAGGAGGCAGAGCGGTTCCTGCGGCGCGCTGCCGAAGCCGGTGACGCGGCCTCGATGAGCAACCTCGGCACCCTGCTGTACGGATCAGGGCGGCTGCCGGAGGCCGAGCAGTGGTACCGGCGTGCCGTCGACGCCGGGTTCGACCGCGCCATGTACGACATCGCCGTCCTGTTGGAGAGGACCCGGCGGACGGACGAGGCCGAGCAGTGGTACCGGCGCGCCGCCGAAACCGGTCACGTGGCGGCCACCGCCGCCCTGGCCACCCGGCTGTGCGAGAGCGGCCGGCTGCAGGAGGCCGAGCCCTGGCTGCGGCGCGCGGCCGAGGCCGGGAACGGGGGCTCGATGATCAACCTGGGGCTCCTGCTGGACCGAACGGGCCGGTCCGGGGAGGCCGAATCGTGGCTGCGGCGCGCGGTCGAGGCCGGGGAGGTCCAGGCGTCGGGTCCGCTCGGCAGCTTGCTCTGCGAGGCCGGCCGGCTGCGGGACGCCGAGCCGTGGCTGAGGCGCGCGGGCGACGCGGGAGACGTCAACGCCATGATGAACATGGGCTTCGTACTGCTCCACACCGGCCGGCGGGCAGAGGCCGAGGAGTGGTACCGGCGCGCCGCGGCCGCGGGCGACAAGGACGCCGCCAAGGCGCTCCGCGGCCCGCTGTTCAAGGCCGGCCGGGCCACCGGGCCGGGGCCCCGGCGGCGTTGGGGCATCCGCCGACCCGACTGA
- a CDS encoding M15 family metallopeptidase — protein sequence MNEIILMADPKVSAIAVHERGEPLVDVREAGLLLVDPRKADGAGCYALLREGVLQRLLHAQELLPDGLRLLFVEGYRPPALQRRYFDEYLSGLRAGRPDFPEAELYALASRYVSPPEIAPHSAGAAVDLTLAEEDGTELDLGTRVNADPEESAGACYTDAPHIGPAARANREILGAALAAVGLVNYPTEWWHWSYGDRYWALATGSPTALYGPASPPPLSRRPAGA from the coding sequence ATGAACGAGATCATCCTGATGGCCGATCCCAAGGTGTCCGCGATAGCCGTCCACGAACGCGGCGAGCCGCTCGTCGACGTACGCGAAGCCGGGCTCCTGCTGGTCGACCCGCGCAAGGCCGACGGGGCGGGCTGCTACGCCTTACTGCGGGAAGGCGTACTCCAACGACTGCTGCACGCCCAGGAGTTGCTCCCCGACGGCCTGCGCCTGCTGTTCGTCGAGGGCTACCGGCCGCCGGCTCTCCAGCGCCGGTACTTCGACGAGTACCTCAGCGGGCTGCGTGCCGGACGCCCGGACTTCCCGGAGGCGGAGCTGTACGCCCTGGCGAGCCGCTACGTGTCCCCGCCGGAGATCGCCCCGCACAGCGCGGGAGCGGCGGTGGACCTGACCCTCGCCGAGGAGGACGGGACGGAACTCGACCTCGGCACCCGCGTGAACGCCGACCCGGAGGAGAGCGCGGGCGCCTGCTACACGGACGCGCCGCACATCGGCCCCGCCGCCCGCGCGAACCGGGAGATCCTCGGCGCCGCCCTCGCCGCCGTCGGCCTGGTCAACTACCCCACGGAGTGGTGGCATTGGTCCTACGGGGACCGCTACTGGGCCCTCGCCACCGGTTCACCCACCGCCCTCTACGGCCCGGCCTCCCCGCCGCCCCTCAGCCGACGACCCGCAGGCGCGTGA